The nucleotide sequence TCTATATAATCTCAGACATAAACTCTCCTTTTGGTAATAGCCCTGAAAGTGGGTGTTGTATTTGGGGCTGAAAAAGCATTTCCATCAATTAACCAAACAGCATTTTTGGGAAAACCATGGCAAGAGAGAATTTAATTTTGATAACATTAAACATACTTATGGTGTTGTGGAGCACAGGTAAGTCTATCATTTTTCTAACATTTGTAGGAATAATTTGCAAACAGTAAACATCTTACAAAAAGGGTGTGAGGTTTGATTCCCTGAAGAATGAATTGTTGTGACATTTCTATATTTCTTTGAAGATGataacatttagttttttttcttgactttatttgaaagtggaaattcAGCAAGAGATAACTGACTCTGAAATTGCGATTTTAAGGGATAAAGTTATTTTCTACTTGCAGTACATCGTTGAATGCATGTTGAAAGAATACAGTAGATGAACAATATTTTTAATGGATCGGCTTTATTTCCCTGTTCATCAGATGCAAAAATGGAAATCATCACCAGCAAGCAAGATATTCAAGTTGGAGTTGAGCTTTTATTGTTGTGCAAAGgtcatttttcctcatttcattttaatatggtgactttaaaaagaaatctctAATTTTGTGATACATCCTTGAAACTCCTTTTCATGtacatgttttttctttcatagCTGGGGGAGAAGGACATATAACATGGCGAAAGGATGACGAGGACATTGATGAAGAGATGACTACAAAAGTGGACGAGTCCTCCTCTAAATTGGTCATCAAAAGTGCCACAGTGGAGGATGCAGGAAGGTACACTTGCCTGTGTGATTTTGACAGCGGCCACATGGATGAGGTTAAAACATGGATTTATGTTTACGGTATGTAAGTATACATCATATACTGTACTTGGTTAAATTGCAGAAAATGTGCTTACTAACAATCTAATGAGTTGTATTAACAATTCAATATTATGACATTTTAGAGAAGTTCCCACATTAACATtagagtattcattcattttacgagGTGCTTAGCCTCacgagggttgcgggggtgctggagtctatcccagccaataatGAGAAGTCGCGGGgtacaccccgaattggttacCACCTGATCGCAACTAACAACCATTTAGTATGCacacaaaatgttttcaaagGCTTGAATGGGAGTTATTTTGTTATGTTTCTCTTGACTTCTCTGTAACATTTTGAATAGTTTTTGTTTGCGGAACCACTCACTCCTTTGTGTAACCCTAAagtacgtgtcaaagtggcggcccgggggccaaatctggcccgccgcctcattttgtgtggcccgggaaagtaaatcatgagtgccgactttctgttttaggatcaaattaaaatgaagagtatagatgtatattaaatttcctgattttcccccttttaaatcaataattgtaattttttaatcaatttttttctctgtttttagttccaaaatcattttgtaaaatctaaaaatatatttaaaaaaagctaaaataaacattgttttagagctattaaaaaactgaatattcagggattttaatccagttcttctaatcaatttattaaaaaaaatctaaatattatatctaaaattgtctggcccacatgaaatcgagttgacgttaacgtggcccgcgaaccaacccgagtctgacacccctgccctaaagtAAAGCTGTGACTTGAGAACAAATGGCATCCGGTGCACTTGTTCCTGTCCAGATGTCTCACAGTGTCCAATAATTTGACTAGCTTTCACATACTGCATTGTGCTTGTATGCCACTGTAAGTCAACAATCATAACAATGCCGTAAAAGTTGAATTAAATTAGCTACCAAAATCTTTAAACTACATTACTGCTCTAATTATTAGAAGTACGTACATATGTTGACAAACTAGCTGACATTTATGTATTGTGGAAGATGCTATTTCGCAATGTATTCCCAAGACTCAGTTAAAATAGGCTTTATACACTTTTGTCACTATTAACaagaaatgatagaaatcagaAAATGGCATGACCCCCTCCAAAGTGGAGAAATCCAATTTTCCTAATGTTATGTCTTTGAGATATTATTCCATCAATCACTCTTTTCCTTCAGTCcaggggaagaaaaacaaagcgAACAATCAGGCAGTGTGAACTATTccctcatttattcattttccggaGCTCTTTTCCTCAAGtgtcgtggggtgctggagactatgacaccctgaattgatggccacccaattcagggccagtttttttgcacacaaaaaaattagaaactgtaataaaattataaaacttATCTGACAGCGTCAAACTCAGGAATTAATTGGGTAGTTCAGGTTGGTAGATCTGTAAAACATATGTTAAAATCTTAAATGTAGGCAAAACAGTTATGTTTATCTTTCTTCTTTTGTCAGAGGGTCCGTCGTTTGAAACTACTCCTATCTACCATGAGTTTTTGGAGGGCACAAATGGAGCAGTGCCTTGCCGGGTGTCTGGCCACCCAGCTGTGGAGGTCGGCTGGATATACAGCACGGAGTCGATGTCCTCTCATGGTAAGATGATAATTTGATGACTTGGCAaagcttattttttatttgaattggatgtGGATATGACCTTTTTCTTATTTGTCTTTATCTAGGAAAGAATGTGCAACAGCTGCCTAATAACACACTGCTGTTTGAAAAAGTGAAGCGACAAGATGCTGGAACTTATGTGTGCCAGGCCCAGATCAAAGGAAGACCTGTCTTTAAACAGCTTTCCATATCGGTGGTTGTCAATGGTGCGTGTGAAATCATGCATGTGCATATGTTGACTTTATGAATTTCGCGaaactaaataatcaataggAAAGTTAGCCATCAGGTTTTgaagagtgaatgaatgaaacatctACTATAACCATAAACTTTTTTTGAAGCTCCTCCAACTGCGCATCTGAATGAAGAGGTGAAAAAAGTCATCGCTGGACCAGAAACCAATGTTTCCTTGGTTTGTTTGGTTGACGGCCACCCGAAACCCAATATCACCTGGAACATGTAAGACCTCATTTTatgagtagattttttttttttttaagtaactaAATTATACAAAATTTGCTTACTACTTTGATATCATATTTTATGTTGATGTAATTTTGATGAAAACCTGAGAAATATCCCTGTAATATCTCTTAATGTCAAGATTTATGGTAGAACaattgtattattatattaatcATGATGAATATTCTGGTTTTCAAACTATCCGTCACTTGCTACTACTGCGTACTGGTCTGCCACGTCTTCATATTGATGGTCACCCATTCTTCTTGGGAGATCCTGGCAATCTCCCGTACGGCTTTAAGGcatcaaaaatatcaaatacacTTTTGAACCCATTGTAAATTAATTTCGCCAAACAAAACAGTGTGCAAGActtaaatatatagaaaaagcATACTCTTCTTTTGCAGGCCGGCATTATATGATCCCACACATCACACGTTCAACTCTGACCGCAGCCAGTTGACCATTAGGTCCGTTGTCAGGGAAGACTATGGGGAGTACATCTGCACTGCAACCAACAAGATTAGTGAAAGCAGTGCTACCATTATGCTTCATGTCTTCGGTAAGTTTTATTCTATTCTGACCTCAATTGTAATTTAATCTTTCATAGTAATGCAATATTAATGTTATGGAAGAATTATGGTTGCTGTGGTGGTGAGAGAATTCTTTCATTCCAGAGACCCCAGAGGTGTCATTGAGTGTAGAGCACCTGAATATTAGTGTGGGGGGAAGCGTGGCTGTCGTCTGTAATGTTTCTGGCGTTCCTCAGCCTCAATTGCACTGGATCAAAAAGTTCAACGGGCAGACATTGGTAGGCGTGACactcatacatacacacatagccACACACACtaagccaggggtgggcaaactggtcctcaggGGCCGCTGCGGGTGTAGGTTTTTGTTCAAACCGATCCAGTAcagacaatttaaccaatggggtttctgctgaaacaagaagcacctgactgtaatccactgattgcacttggacaccagattggtgaaaaagtgtcctctttatgggttgaaatgaaaacctgcacccactaaagtcctttgtggaattgtttgcccacccctgcactaagCAAATTGTGTTAAGGGTTCCTTGTAATATATATGACACCATATGATTGAGGTTAACTGTATGATTTGATTGACAAGGTAGCAGAGTGTTTAACATGTCCACAGTTCTAAGATGAAGGGTTCATTCCCTGGTGCAAGGTCGGGAAACTTTGTGACGGAGAGAACCATAAAcatttcctattttcaaatgttattcttggagagccatactcagaattcaaaagcaaaaatacgtaaaaatgtgtactttttttgttgtcattttaccgcttttaaagtacaaaaagtctctggattcttttgacaaaattgtgtcagcgccacagtgccgacgtgacgctcctattggtgcgtttggaactcagctctctcaccagcggtttccttattttagctcacaggtgaGCTGAGAGCCACAtgtacccatcaaaagagccacatacggctcccgagccataggtctCCTATCGCCGCCCTGGTGGGTTCTTACATTCTTgtagggagtttgcatgttctccccaaacTTTCCacgtgctctggtttcctcctacaccccaaaacatgcatggtaggctggttgaacactttaaatcaggagtgtcagactcgggttggttcgcgggccgtgttaacgtaactcgatttcatgtgggccggaccattttagatataatatttagattttttttaataaatggattaaaagaactggattaaaagccctgaatattcagttttttatagatctaaaacaatgtttattttagcttttttaaaatatatttttagattttacaaaatgatttttgaacttaaaacacagaaaaaaatgattacaaatttacaattattgatttaaaagggggaaaatcaggaaatttaatatacatctatactcttcattttaatttgatcataaaacagaaagtcgacactcatgatttactttcccgggccacacaaaatgatgcggtgggccagatttggcccccggccgccactttgacacatgtgctctaaattgtctctaGGTTTGAATGTGATcacgattggttgtttgtcccattgtaccttgcgattggctggtcttGAATCTGATTGGGCTAAACAGCTAACATTCACATATGTCTTGTATCTGAAGCATTCCAGCAAAGAATtttgaaaatacattaatgCGATTATTGACCTCTGTCCTCATTAGGACTCACCTTCTGGTCGTGTCCGTGTTGCGGGTGGAGTATTAGTGATCAACAAAATAGTGCCTTCTGATGGTGGTCAGTATTCCTGCATGGCTGTTGGCATTATTGGCAATGCATCAAGAGATGTTGCAATTTTCAGTAAGTGCAAACTTAATCTTTACATTCACCCAGTATGAAATCACATTAGGAACACCCACACAATCAAACAATGAACAAGGCAATAGTAGTTATTTTGGTTTTTATTGAGCTATTAAAATTATGAAATCTTATTGAAAGAGGTGCACGATATTAATTTAAGATATTTTGTTTTCCCTCTATGTCCTCTCTGCAGCCCAGCCTGGTCCACCACCGTACTTATCAGTCTCACCTGGATCAACATCAGTATTTTTCTCCCTTAAAACACCACCCATTAATGGTGGAACACCAATTACAAACTTCATTCTGCAGTGGCGACAAAATGCAGCAGAGCAGTGGCAAGAGGTCACAGTGCCCGTAGCAGGTAAATCATTCTCCCTGCATAACTAATTTGAAATCATTGCATACGACGGTTACAATCCAATTGTGTTTGTGCTTGTAGAGACCCTGGCTATAACCTCCCTCAAACCCTACACAACGTACACTGTACGTTTGGCTGCCTCGAACGCAGTGGGA is from Stigmatopora argus isolate UIUO_Sarg chromosome 4, RoL_Sarg_1.0, whole genome shotgun sequence and encodes:
- the ncam3 gene encoding neural cell adhesion molecule 1, producing the protein MARENLILITLNILMVLWSTDAKMEIITSKQDIQVGVELLLLCKAGGEGHITWRKDDEDIDEEMTTKVDESSSKLVIKSATVEDAGRYTCLCDFDSGHMDEVKTWIYVYEGPSFETTPIYHEFLEGTNGAVPCRVSGHPAVEVGWIYSTESMSSHGKNVQQLPNNTLLFEKVKRQDAGTYVCQAQIKGRPVFKQLSISVVVNAPPTAHLNEEVKKVIAGPETNVSLVCLVDGHPKPNITWNMPALYDPTHHTFNSDRSQLTIRSVVREDYGEYICTATNKISESSATIMLHVFETPEVSLSVEHLNISVGGSVAVVCNVSGVPQPQLHWIKKFNGQTLDSPSGRVRVAGGVLVINKIVPSDGGQYSCMAVGIIGNASRDVAIFTQPGPPPYLSVSPGSTSVFFSLKTPPINGGTPITNFILQWRQNAAEQWQEVTVPVAETLAITSLKPYTTYTVRLAASNAVGMGQFSDTHDVRTEGIREPDSPLLLCDEMKVGGNSFFIPLKHADNGETPLLHYNLRYREDKDSAKWKEKRLSSSTDSVNLIDLTYGSDYLLEVIAVNSNGTSLPTTFNFTIAEKPVRSSMTKGSVVGIVMVIILVIFLAVDVTCCYRNRCGLLMSIAVKLFGQKVPGIKAFEEGGGGTNGEVKMNGMSTPRGVRHQTGVLTLSSKDGEVLTEVTSDKASLTKHEKTQQDRSLPVVKA